A single window of Gossypium arboreum isolate Shixiya-1 chromosome 13, ASM2569848v2, whole genome shotgun sequence DNA harbors:
- the LOC108461408 gene encoding actin-related protein 8 — MATLLRKVWESVSTHSSSTSHSPLQLTSSSATSSDSSLGPCFDSIPLDILLQILRLVGPKDAIKLGCVSRAWRSLVSDNLLWIYFLQYYEGHDDPWDSVFFAELNLRSGYPLQTFPSRTGELSFMRIYGQRAQVPGSVIIDGGSGYCKFGWSKYACPSGRSATFLEFGNIESPMYARLRHFFGTIYSRMQVKPSTQPIVLSIPICHYDDTDSAKASRRQLKDAIHTVLFDMNVPAVCAVNQATLALFAARRTSGIVVNIGFQVTSVVPILNGKVTRKVGVEVIGLGALKLTGYLKELMQQNNINFESLYTVRTLKENLCYVAADYKTELLKDTRASMEVPAVGWFTLSKERFQTGEILFQPRIGGVCAMGLHQAVALCMDHCHAAELTCDDTWFKTIVLSGGTACLPGLAERLEKELHETLSPSLANGLRVIPPPHGPDTAWFGAKFISNLSTFPGTWCIRKKQFRRKSRANIMW, encoded by the exons ATGGCTACGCTGCTCCGGAAAGTCTGGGAGTCTGTCTCCACTCATTCTTCTTCCACCTCCCACTCACCTCTCCAGTTAACTTCTTCTTCAGCCACTTCATCCGACTCATCGCTCGGACCTTGTTTCGACTCTATTCCGCTTGATATTCTGCTACAGATACTCCGGCTGGTCGGCCCCAAGGACGCCATCAAGCTTGGTTGCGTTAGCCGAGCCTGGAGGTCCCTTGTCTCGGATAATCTCCTTTGGATATATTTTCTCCAATACTATGAAGGCCACGATGATCCCTGGGACTCCGTTTTCTTCGCCGAGTTGAACTTAAGATCCGGTTATCCTCTGCA AACATTCCCAAGTCGCACAGGGGAGTTATCTTTCATGCGCATTTATGGTCAACGTGCACAAGTCCCTGGTTCTGTTATCATTGATG GTGGTTCGGGCTATTGCAAGTTTGGGTGGAGCAAGTATGCTTGTCCATCTGGGCGGTCTGCAACTTTTCTG GAGTTTGGTAACATCGAATCTCCAATGTATGCTAGACTTCGACATTTTTTTGGCACTATTTATAGCAG GATGCAGGTTAAGCCATCCACTCAACCAATTGTCCTGTCCATTCCAATATGCCATTATGATG ATACAGATTCGGCCAAAGCATCAAGAAGGCAGCTTAAAGATGCCATCCACACTGTCTTATTTGACATGAATGTTCCTGCTGTTTGTGCTGTGAATCAG GCAACATTAGCTCTCTTTGCAGCAAGACGGACATCGGGAATTGTTGTTAACATTGGTTTTCAAGTTACATCTGTTGTTCCCA TTTTAAATGGGAAAGTTACACGTAAGGTGGGTGTTGAAGTTATTGGACTGGGTGCATTAAAACTCACAGGATACCTCAAGGAACTCATGCAGCAGAACAATATTAACTTTGAATCATTGTACACCGTGCGGACTCTAAAAGAG AACCTATGCTATGTTGCTGCTGATTATAAAACAGAACTATTGAAAGATACTCGAGCATCAATGGAGGTTCCAGCCGTGGGTTGGTTTACTTTGTCAAAGGAACGTTTTCAAACTGGAGAGATCTTATTCCAGCCACGTATTGGAGGAGT GTGTGCTATGGGATTGCATCAGGCGGTAGCACTTTGCATGGATCATTGCCATGCTGCAGAATTGACATGCGATGATACTTGGTTCAAGACTATAGTTTTGTCCGGGGGAACTGCATGTTTACCGGGACTAGCAG AGAGGTTAGAGAAGGAACTACATGAGACTCTTTCCCCTTCCCTAGCAAATGGATTAAGAGTCATTCCTCCTCCTCATGGTCCAGATACTGCATGGTTTGGGGCCAAGTTTATCAGCAAC TTGAGCACGTTCCCAGGGACCTGGTGCATAAGAAAGAAGCAGTTCCGACGTAAATCCAGAGCCAACATCATGTGGTAA